The Echinicola rosea genome has a segment encoding these proteins:
- a CDS encoding nucleoside permease produces the protein MSFNTKFKLSFMMFLEFFIWGGWFVTLGLFLGNNLGTNGAQDAAVFSTQSLGAIIAPFIIGLIADKYFNAERILGILHLIGAVLMYLMYTATDFESFYPYVFAYMVAYMPTLALVNSVSFNQMSNPEKEFGVIRVWGTIGWIVAGLVISLVFAWDSTENAAAGMLKYTFLMTCIASLVLGVYSFMLPKTPPKIAKGEKKSISEILGLDAFTLLKDRNYLVFFLSSVLICIPLAFYYQNASKFFGEIGMTNLTSKMALGQGSEVLFMLLLPIFFGKFGVKKTLLVGMLAWVVRYALFAFGNVGELSFMLLTGIALHGICYDFFFVSGQIYTDSKAGEKFKSAAQGMITLATYGVGMLIGFWVAGWAYDTYEMSDKVHDWKTIWLIPSGIAVLVALIFAVAFKQKKPTPVEA, from the coding sequence ATGAGTTTCAATACGAAGTTTAAGCTGTCCTTTATGATGTTCCTCGAATTCTTCATTTGGGGAGGTTGGTTTGTCACCTTGGGGTTATTCCTTGGAAACAACTTAGGGACGAATGGAGCACAGGATGCAGCTGTGTTTTCGACACAATCGCTGGGAGCCATTATCGCTCCTTTTATTATTGGGTTGATTGCCGACAAGTACTTTAATGCAGAACGGATTTTGGGAATACTTCATCTGATTGGTGCGGTATTGATGTACCTCATGTACACCGCAACTGATTTTGAATCGTTTTACCCTTATGTGTTTGCCTACATGGTGGCCTATATGCCCACATTGGCCTTGGTGAATTCGGTTTCCTTTAATCAGATGAGCAATCCTGAAAAGGAATTTGGTGTCATCCGGGTGTGGGGAACGATTGGTTGGATCGTAGCCGGTTTGGTGATCAGTTTGGTGTTTGCTTGGGATTCCACGGAAAATGCAGCAGCTGGAATGTTGAAATATACCTTTTTGATGACTTGCATCGCCTCGTTGGTATTGGGTGTTTACAGCTTTATGCTGCCGAAGACGCCTCCAAAAATTGCCAAAGGCGAGAAAAAGTCCATCTCAGAGATTCTGGGGCTTGATGCATTTACACTTCTAAAAGACAGGAATTACTTGGTTTTCTTTTTGTCTTCGGTATTGATTTGTATCCCCCTTGCCTTTTATTATCAAAATGCCAGTAAATTTTTCGGTGAGATCGGTATGACGAATCTTACCAGTAAAATGGCCTTAGGGCAAGGCAGTGAGGTGCTCTTCATGCTGTTGCTTCCGATCTTCTTTGGTAAATTCGGTGTAAAGAAAACCTTGTTGGTAGGCATGTTGGCTTGGGTGGTCCGTTATGCGCTGTTTGCCTTTGGTAATGTCGGGGAGCTTTCTTTTATGCTTCTGACGGGAATTGCCCTTCATGGGATTTGCTATGACTTCTTTTTTGTTTCCGGGCAGATTTACACAGACTCCAAAGCAGGCGAAAAGTTCAAGAGTGCTGCGCAGGGAATGATTACCCTCGCTACCTATGGCGTGGGCATGCTGATCGGCTTTTGGGTAGCAGGATGGGCATATGACACCTATGAAATGAGTGACAAAGTCCACGACTGGAAGACAATCTGGTTGATTCCGTCTGGAATTGCCGTATTGGTAGCCCTGATCTTTGCCGTGGCTTTTAAACAGAAAAAACCTACGCCTGTAGAGGCTTAA
- a CDS encoding hydroxypyruvate isomerase family protein: protein MKPRRSAIKKMMVGSAVLSGLPYLNLKAKNKDMLKGNINHSVCRWTYGHLSLDELCVLIKDIGFNAIDLLGPDDWPTAQKHGVYSSMCNGAEISLEEGFSHSEYHDTLIKNYTEMIPLVAKNGYKNLICFSGNRNGMDDETGLQNSVKGLQKLLPLAEKHGVTLTMELLNSKVNHPDYMCDKSVWGVELCKRLDNENFNLLYDIYHMQIDEGDVIRTIGENHQYYGHYHTAGNPGRNEIDDTQELNYPAIIKAIAKTGFKGYIAQEFIPKADDKAASLREAIALCDI from the coding sequence ATGAAGCCTCGTAGATCAGCAATAAAGAAAATGATGGTGGGGTCAGCAGTGCTTAGTGGCTTGCCCTACTTGAATCTCAAAGCAAAAAATAAAGACATGTTGAAAGGAAATATAAACCATTCTGTGTGCCGATGGACATATGGCCATCTGTCACTCGATGAGTTATGTGTACTGATTAAAGATATTGGATTTAATGCCATTGACCTGCTAGGCCCTGATGATTGGCCTACGGCCCAAAAGCATGGGGTGTACAGCTCCATGTGCAATGGTGCAGAGATCAGTCTTGAGGAGGGGTTTAGCCATTCGGAATACCACGATACCCTCATCAAAAACTATACGGAAATGATCCCCCTCGTGGCCAAAAACGGTTACAAAAACCTGATTTGCTTTAGTGGGAACAGAAATGGTATGGACGATGAAACAGGCCTTCAAAACAGTGTAAAGGGGCTACAGAAATTATTGCCCCTAGCAGAAAAGCACGGCGTTACCCTGACCATGGAATTGCTAAACAGCAAGGTGAATCATCCGGATTATATGTGTGATAAAAGCGTTTGGGGAGTAGAATTGTGCAAGCGGCTGGACAATGAAAATTTCAACCTCCTATATGACATTTATCATATGCAAATCGATGAAGGAGACGTGATCCGTACGATTGGTGAGAATCATCAGTATTATGGACATTATCATACAGCAGGAAATCCGGGCAGAAATGAAATCGATGATACCCAGGAGCTAAATTACCCTGCAATCATTAAAGCCATTGCGAAAACAGGCTTTAAGGGCTATATTGCCCAGGAGTTTATCCCAAAGGCTGATGACAAGGCCGCGTCACTCAGGGAGGCCATCGCCTTATGTGACATATAA
- a CDS encoding GMC oxidoreductase, which produces MANQEYDAIVVGSGISGGWAAKELTEKGLKVLLLERGQNVEHVKDYKNATLPPWEIPHRGRATTEMIENHPNLKRDYVLNELVLDWWAHEDTSPYVEEKPFTWFRGYQVGGRSLLWGRQSYRWSDLDFEANLKEGIAVDWPIRYKDIAPWYDYVEKFAGIAGNKDGLDVLPDGQFMPPFAMNCVEKDVKERITKKFEGKRHLINSRVANITEPLPGRPGCQARNKCWLGCPFGGYFSTQASTLPAAMATGNLTLRPYSIVHRVLYDKDTKKATGVEIVDAETMETIEYKSKIVFLCASALNSAHVLMRSATDIWPEGLGSSSGELGHNVMDHHFRLGASGSVEGYDDKYYFGRRPGGIYIPRYRNVGDDKRDYVRGFGYQGGASRSGWGRNVAEMNIGGPLKEALTEPGPWSMGMMAFGEILPYHENTIKISKDVKDKWGMYALVMNAEIKDNEQKMRKDMMNDAAEMLEAAGVKNIHTYDSGYTFGQGIHEMGTARMGRDPKTSVLNENNQVWDAKNVFVTDGAAMTSAAAVNPSLTYMALTARAADFAVKELKKGNL; this is translated from the coding sequence ATGGCAAATCAAGAGTATGATGCAATTGTCGTCGGCTCAGGTATCAGCGGCGGCTGGGCTGCTAAGGAGTTGACAGAGAAAGGGCTCAAGGTTTTGTTACTCGAAAGGGGGCAAAATGTGGAGCACGTAAAAGACTATAAGAATGCGACCTTACCTCCATGGGAAATACCCCATAGAGGAAGAGCGACCACCGAAATGATCGAAAATCACCCTAACCTAAAACGTGACTATGTACTGAACGAACTGGTGTTGGATTGGTGGGCACATGAAGATACTTCTCCCTACGTGGAGGAGAAACCCTTTACCTGGTTCAGGGGCTATCAGGTGGGTGGTAGGTCATTGCTTTGGGGCAGACAGAGTTACCGCTGGTCAGACCTGGATTTTGAAGCCAATTTGAAGGAAGGTATTGCCGTGGATTGGCCAATCAGGTATAAGGACATCGCTCCTTGGTACGATTATGTAGAGAAATTCGCTGGGATTGCAGGAAATAAAGACGGCCTGGACGTATTGCCAGATGGGCAGTTTATGCCGCCATTTGCGATGAACTGTGTGGAAAAGGACGTAAAGGAGCGGATAACAAAAAAATTCGAAGGAAAACGTCACCTGATCAATTCCCGGGTGGCCAATATTACAGAGCCACTTCCGGGAAGGCCGGGCTGTCAAGCGAGGAATAAGTGTTGGTTAGGCTGTCCTTTTGGAGGGTATTTCAGTACACAGGCTTCTACCCTGCCGGCTGCGATGGCTACCGGAAACCTAACCCTTCGTCCATATTCCATTGTCCACCGTGTATTGTACGATAAAGACACTAAGAAAGCGACGGGAGTAGAAATCGTGGATGCTGAGACCATGGAAACCATCGAGTATAAATCCAAGATTGTATTCCTTTGTGCTTCGGCCCTTAATTCTGCTCACGTATTGATGCGCTCGGCAACCGATATCTGGCCGGAAGGACTAGGCAGTAGTTCTGGTGAGCTAGGCCATAATGTGATGGACCATCATTTTAGACTTGGAGCAAGCGGCTCCGTGGAAGGGTACGATGATAAATATTATTTTGGTAGAAGGCCAGGAGGCATTTATATACCACGGTACAGGAATGTAGGAGACGACAAGCGTGACTACGTGCGTGGTTTTGGCTACCAAGGCGGAGCAAGTAGAAGTGGATGGGGCAGAAATGTCGCAGAAATGAATATCGGAGGGCCATTGAAGGAAGCCCTTACCGAGCCAGGGCCTTGGAGCATGGGCATGATGGCTTTTGGCGAAATCCTGCCTTACCACGAAAACACGATCAAGATCAGTAAAGATGTGAAGGATAAGTGGGGCATGTATGCACTGGTCATGAATGCTGAGATCAAGGACAATGAGCAGAAGATGCGTAAGGATATGATGAATGATGCCGCTGAAATGCTGGAAGCAGCAGGGGTCAAGAATATCCATACCTATGATTCTGGCTATACCTTCGGACAGGGAATTCACGAAATGGGAACCGCTCGCATGGGCAGGGATCCCAAAACCTCCGTCCTGAACGAAAACAACCAAGTATGGGATGCCAAAAACGTGTTTGTGACTGATGGGGCAGCGATGACGTCTGCGGCTGCGGTAAATCCGTCACTGACCTATATGGCACTGACGGCCCGAGCAGCAGATTTTGCTGTGAAGGAACTCAAAAAAGGAAACCTTTAA
- a CDS encoding gluconate 2-dehydrogenase subunit 3 family protein produces MAMNRRDALKSFALMMGGTMVGANALLTGCTPDKQIEGLDFSPEEIAFLDEIGDTIIPTTDTPGAKAVGIGSFMVMMVKDTYWEEEQKQFVDGLNSLRKGFKEEVGKDFVEASQEERTAYLNKLNAAAKNEDGPKYFNMLKDLTVLGYFTSEIGATQALNYVEVPGKWEPCIDYKKGDKAYAI; encoded by the coding sequence ATGGCAATGAACAGAAGAGATGCACTGAAGAGCTTTGCGCTCATGATGGGCGGGACCATGGTAGGAGCAAATGCCCTGCTGACAGGGTGTACGCCTGATAAGCAAATAGAAGGGCTGGACTTTAGCCCTGAAGAAATCGCCTTTCTGGACGAAATCGGCGATACAATCATCCCGACCACGGATACCCCTGGGGCGAAGGCTGTGGGAATAGGTTCCTTTATGGTCATGATGGTCAAGGATACTTATTGGGAAGAGGAACAGAAGCAGTTTGTGGATGGCTTGAACAGTCTAAGGAAGGGGTTCAAAGAGGAGGTAGGAAAAGACTTTGTGGAGGCCTCCCAGGAAGAACGAACCGCTTATCTCAATAAACTAAATGCAGCAGCCAAAAATGAAGATGGCCCGAAGTATTTCAACATGTTAAAAGACCTCACTGTACTGGGGTATTTTACTTCTGAAATAGGCGCTACCCAAGCGCTGAATTATGTGGAAGTCCCAGGCAAGTGGGAACCATGCATCGACTACAAAAAAGGGGATAAAGCATACGCTATCTAA
- a CDS encoding sugar phosphate isomerase/epimerase family protein, which produces MNKRRKFLKLGAAFTAGSFLPLQFCSSPKSGSETAVVEEAVKESVKEKLESFGIQLYSVKGDMAENAQEAIKKIAGYGYHQIEGFDGGKGIFWGMKNTEFKSFTEDLGLDFVASHANVFENTEKLAAEAGEIGMKYLIAPYVGAQESMEDWKKMADSFNKVGEICKSNGLRFAYHNHGYTFEALEGQMPQDFLLENTDPDLVDFELDIYWAVTAGADPQAYFEKYKNRFRLCHVKDREKGAPAGEHNASTVLGTGTIDYGEVLRTAKDNGMQYFIVEQEKFSGATPMEAAEKNASYLKGLEI; this is translated from the coding sequence ATGAACAAAAGAAGGAAGTTTTTAAAGCTGGGAGCAGCTTTTACTGCGGGATCATTTTTGCCCTTACAGTTTTGTTCTTCTCCCAAAAGTGGAAGTGAAACGGCCGTCGTAGAGGAGGCGGTAAAGGAATCCGTTAAGGAAAAGTTGGAGAGCTTTGGGATCCAGCTGTACTCGGTAAAGGGAGATATGGCAGAGAATGCCCAAGAAGCCATTAAGAAGATAGCAGGGTATGGCTATCATCAGATCGAAGGCTTTGACGGTGGCAAAGGGATCTTTTGGGGAATGAAGAACACGGAGTTCAAGTCGTTTACGGAAGATTTGGGGCTTGACTTTGTCGCTTCCCATGCCAATGTTTTTGAGAATACAGAGAAGCTGGCTGCTGAAGCGGGGGAGATTGGGATGAAATACCTGATCGCACCATATGTGGGGGCACAGGAATCCATGGAAGATTGGAAAAAAATGGCGGATAGCTTTAATAAGGTAGGAGAGATTTGCAAGTCTAACGGACTGCGCTTTGCTTACCATAACCATGGCTATACGTTTGAAGCATTGGAAGGCCAGATGCCGCAAGATTTCCTTTTGGAAAATACCGATCCTGATTTGGTGGATTTTGAACTTGATATCTATTGGGCGGTGACAGCCGGCGCTGACCCACAGGCATATTTTGAGAAGTACAAAAACCGTTTTAGGCTTTGCCACGTGAAAGACCGCGAAAAAGGAGCGCCAGCTGGAGAGCATAATGCCTCTACTGTGCTAGGTACGGGCACTATTGATTATGGTGAGGTACTTAGAACAGCAAAGGATAATGGTATGCAGTATTTTATAGTGGAGCAAGAGAAGTTCTCTGGTGCCACGCCAATGGAGGCAGCGGAAAAAAATGCTTCCTATTTGAAGGGACTTGAAATTTAA
- a CDS encoding SH3 domain-containing protein, with protein sequence MFTAQSYQEAYKLYTDILQNQEAYSPAMLLKMAYITEGMGNYEDASLYLSKYYDHNPSPKVISKIKSLTDQPDLKGYTVSDSAQFFKLLTDYQQPITGIFALLLVLSLIYVLAKNKTRQPKYLIPSAILIVLAFLSNNFLLAPQSGIIKESPTIIMAQPTAAGKFIDKVNSGHRVIIKSSEDIWYRIDWDGQDAYVKKNAVSKL encoded by the coding sequence TTGTTCACCGCACAAAGCTATCAAGAGGCCTACAAGCTCTATACAGACATCCTCCAAAACCAAGAGGCCTACTCTCCCGCCATGCTTCTAAAGATGGCCTACATTACCGAAGGAATGGGAAACTACGAAGACGCCTCTCTCTATCTTTCAAAATACTACGACCACAATCCATCTCCCAAAGTCATCAGTAAGATCAAGTCCCTCACAGACCAACCCGACCTGAAGGGATATACTGTCTCTGATAGCGCTCAGTTTTTCAAGCTCCTCACCGACTACCAACAACCCATCACCGGGATCTTTGCTTTGCTATTGGTCCTTTCCCTGATCTATGTCTTGGCTAAAAACAAAACCCGCCAGCCGAAATACCTGATCCCATCCGCCATTCTGATAGTCCTTGCCTTTCTTAGTAACAACTTCCTTTTAGCGCCCCAATCAGGCATCATCAAAGAAAGTCCTACAATCATCATGGCCCAACCTACCGCCGCAGGAAAATTTATCGACAAGGTCAATTCTGGACACAGGGTAATCATCAAATCTTCGGAAGACATCTGGTACAGGATCGACTGGGATGGACAAGACGCCTATGTAAAAAAGAATGCTGTGTCAAAGCTTTAG
- a CDS encoding glycoside hydrolase family 16 protein, whose protein sequence is MNKILSNLFCPLLTALALGFFPTACSGQSEAPAPNIPAPAPPKDLGWEFKKTPIWQDEFDYEGYPDPEKWGYDTGGHGWGNKELQYYTEALNNAKVANGVLTITAINENKESNNFTSARLVSKGKGDFLYGRFEVKARLPKGRGTWPAIWMLPTEWEYGGWPASGEIDIMEHVGYDQDIVHITVHTEAFNHKMGTQVGKKREVKHVSEAYHTYRVDWTPYAIRGYIDDELLFTFTNDGKGYPSWPFDKTFHVLLNLAVGGDWGGAEGVDQEAFPASFNIDYVRVYEMIEK, encoded by the coding sequence ATGAACAAAATACTATCAAACCTATTTTGCCCCCTTTTGACTGCTTTGGCCCTTGGTTTTTTCCCAACGGCCTGCTCCGGTCAGTCTGAGGCCCCCGCTCCCAATATCCCTGCGCCCGCCCCTCCAAAGGACTTGGGGTGGGAATTTAAAAAAACGCCAATATGGCAAGACGAGTTTGACTATGAGGGCTACCCAGATCCGGAAAAATGGGGATATGACACCGGTGGCCATGGCTGGGGCAACAAAGAGCTCCAATATTACACCGAAGCGCTGAACAATGCCAAGGTAGCCAACGGTGTATTGACTATCACAGCAATAAATGAAAACAAAGAATCCAACAACTTCACTTCAGCCCGATTGGTCAGCAAAGGAAAGGGGGATTTCCTTTACGGCCGTTTCGAAGTAAAAGCACGCCTGCCCAAAGGCAGGGGCACATGGCCAGCAATCTGGATGCTTCCTACTGAATGGGAGTATGGAGGATGGCCTGCATCCGGAGAAATAGACATCATGGAACATGTAGGTTATGATCAAGATATCGTCCACATCACGGTCCACACAGAAGCCTTTAATCACAAAATGGGGACTCAAGTAGGTAAAAAACGCGAAGTAAAACATGTCAGTGAGGCTTACCACACTTACCGGGTGGACTGGACGCCATACGCTATCAGAGGCTATATTGATGATGAATTACTGTTCACATTCACCAATGATGGTAAAGGATACCCTTCTTGGCCATTTGACAAAACCTTTCATGTTCTGCTCAATCTCGCCGTAGGAGGAGACTGGGGAGGGGCCGAAGGCGTGGACCAAGAAGCCTTTCCTGCTTCATTCAACATTGATTACGTAAGGGTGTACGAGATGATCGAAAAGTAA
- a CDS encoding glycoside hydrolase family 5 protein encodes MTKLSNLLFLLLSMYGILWFSGCTSGNNGHHTGLQAPRSSMSRLSADKTKVVNEQGEEIILKAIGLGGWLLQEGYMLNPQGSEIGTQWQMKKAFYDQGLTMEEVEIFYQEWRDKFITQKDIDHIASLGFNAIRIPMHYELFLTSGQRSKRNNAIKDTTLLSDYINGLSSWLDEGILFAHPDELEGVQILDRLLEWCGANGMYVILDLHAAPGGQGTDINIADILVKNDLWNRKDKKGRHIYQEVTVELWKMLSDQYIDDNRIAWYDLINEPNNVPSNQLIHDLFDRLITAIRKKGDDHMIMVEGNGWGNNYDLMEPYSFTHPENLIFNAHRYWIPVEEDTLLDPNPNQINRIINLTAFRDRHQVPVWVGETGENDNAWLKQNINKLDKTNIGWCHWTYKRFDKHENAALRRIKPPYPTEGKTAMESVLKNIQFRNTIPNTKTIQSVAPTP; translated from the coding sequence ATGACCAAACTATCCAACCTGTTATTTCTATTGTTAAGTATGTATGGCATTTTATGGTTTTCAGGATGTACTTCCGGGAACAATGGCCACCATACCGGGCTCCAAGCTCCCCGCAGCTCAATGAGTAGGCTTTCTGCTGACAAAACAAAAGTGGTCAATGAGCAAGGAGAAGAAATCATCCTAAAGGCTATTGGCTTAGGGGGATGGCTGCTTCAGGAAGGTTATATGCTCAATCCACAAGGAAGTGAAATCGGTACTCAATGGCAGATGAAAAAGGCCTTCTATGACCAAGGTCTTACGATGGAAGAAGTGGAAATATTTTATCAAGAATGGCGTGATAAATTCATTACCCAAAAGGACATTGACCACATTGCTTCACTCGGTTTTAATGCCATTAGAATACCCATGCATTATGAGCTATTTCTCACTTCCGGGCAACGATCAAAAAGAAATAACGCGATCAAAGACACCACCCTGCTGAGCGATTACATCAATGGGCTTTCCTCATGGCTGGATGAGGGCATTTTATTTGCCCACCCGGACGAACTTGAAGGCGTTCAAATCCTGGACAGGTTATTGGAATGGTGCGGAGCCAATGGCATGTACGTAATTTTGGACCTGCATGCCGCTCCTGGAGGACAAGGTACGGACATTAATATCGCCGATATTTTGGTGAAAAATGACCTTTGGAACAGAAAAGACAAAAAAGGCCGACATATTTATCAAGAGGTTACGGTGGAGCTCTGGAAGATGCTTTCCGATCAATACATTGATGACAACCGAATTGCCTGGTACGATCTAATCAATGAACCCAACAATGTCCCCTCCAACCAACTCATCCATGACTTGTTTGACCGCCTGATCACAGCCATTAGGAAAAAGGGAGACGACCATATGATCATGGTGGAAGGGAATGGCTGGGGAAATAATTATGACCTTATGGAACCCTACTCTTTCACACATCCCGAAAACCTGATTTTCAATGCCCATCGCTATTGGATTCCAGTCGAAGAAGACACTTTATTAGACCCCAATCCCAATCAGATTAACCGGATCATCAACTTGACCGCTTTTCGAGACCGACACCAAGTTCCTGTATGGGTGGGGGAGACTGGAGAAAACGACAACGCCTGGCTGAAGCAAAACATCAATAAACTGGATAAGACTAATATCGGCTGGTGCCATTGGACATACAAGCGATTCGACAAACATGAAAATGCTGCACTGAGAAGGATCAAACCACCTTATCCCACAGAGGGAAAAACCGCCATGGAATCGGTCCTAAAAAACATCCAATTCCGCAATACCATCCCGAACACCAAAACCATACAATCGGTCGCACCTACACCTTAA
- a CDS encoding RagB/SusD family nutrient uptake outer membrane protein has product MKSYKSNIIASAMALLTLGSCADSFLEIQPKGTNLEANYYQNQQEAYNGLVAVYDVVGWTGDGFVTKQNALNAASDDHYAGGGGPTDITALQVWSNYTLDPATGPQGELWRKGFSGVFRANVLLQKLPEIPMDEGLKARFAAETQFLRAYFYFDLVRLFENIPLLTSPVPTSGMYDVPQADPSAVYQLIESDLKAAIETLPTTVDMATEAGRATLGMARALLGKVYLRQEKFDLAAQEFAAVNGTPGETSQYGYKLLDNFADLWVVDNKFNSESIFEINFTNQSNGEWGCVSCTEGNVLNIMVGPRGYNAISPDAPDFVSGWSFLPFTEEFFSTIQGDPRSYGTVANLDSLEKVGAVTYEKGYMNTGYFLKKFAGREADRSTGGGVMELNFRQNMYEIRLADTYLLEAEALVRGGGDTGRAQQLIDAIRARVGLSPVPANLENILKERRIELAGEGHRWFDLVRNGIAADALSDRGFIAGKHEILPIPLLELDNTIIEQNQEYGGTK; this is encoded by the coding sequence ATGAAATCATATAAAAGCAATATTATCGCTTCTGCAATGGCCCTACTAACCCTAGGGAGCTGCGCTGATTCTTTTCTAGAAATACAACCAAAAGGTACCAACCTCGAAGCCAACTACTATCAAAACCAACAAGAGGCATACAATGGACTGGTAGCCGTCTATGACGTAGTGGGATGGACCGGTGATGGTTTTGTCACGAAACAAAATGCTTTGAACGCCGCCTCCGATGACCATTATGCAGGCGGTGGAGGCCCCACTGATATCACGGCCTTACAAGTATGGTCAAATTACACCCTTGACCCTGCCACTGGCCCACAGGGAGAATTATGGCGCAAAGGTTTCTCTGGTGTATTCAGGGCAAACGTATTGCTGCAAAAACTGCCTGAAATCCCCATGGACGAAGGTCTAAAGGCAAGGTTTGCAGCCGAGACGCAATTTCTAAGGGCCTATTTCTATTTTGACCTGGTGAGGCTATTTGAAAACATCCCCTTGCTGACATCGCCTGTCCCTACCAGCGGGATGTATGATGTACCGCAAGCCGACCCTTCAGCAGTGTACCAGCTAATAGAAAGCGACCTTAAAGCCGCCATTGAAACGCTACCAACCACCGTGGACATGGCCACCGAAGCAGGTCGAGCCACGCTGGGCATGGCAAGGGCCTTGCTTGGAAAAGTATATCTCCGACAAGAAAAGTTCGACCTGGCCGCACAGGAATTTGCGGCCGTAAACGGCACTCCCGGAGAAACCAGTCAATATGGATATAAGCTGTTGGACAATTTTGCCGACTTGTGGGTTGTTGACAATAAGTTCAACAGCGAATCCATTTTTGAAATCAACTTCACCAACCAGTCCAATGGTGAGTGGGGCTGTGTCAGCTGCACCGAAGGAAACGTACTGAACATCATGGTCGGCCCTAGGGGATATAACGCCATCAGTCCAGATGCCCCCGACTTCGTTTCCGGCTGGAGCTTCTTGCCCTTTACGGAAGAATTCTTTAGCACCATCCAAGGTGATCCCCGCTCCTACGGCACCGTCGCCAACTTGGACAGTCTCGAAAAAGTCGGCGCGGTCACCTATGAAAAAGGCTATATGAACACAGGATATTTCCTGAAAAAATTCGCAGGAAGGGAGGCTGACCGTTCCACTGGAGGTGGAGTAATGGAGCTCAATTTCCGACAAAACATGTATGAGATCAGATTGGCCGACACCTACCTACTGGAGGCGGAGGCACTCGTAAGAGGGGGCGGAGATACCGGACGTGCTCAGCAACTTATAGATGCTATTCGAGCCAGAGTAGGACTCTCCCCTGTACCGGCCAACTTAGAGAACATCCTAAAGGAACGAAGAATCGAACTCGCAGGAGAAGGACACAGGTGGTTTGATCTCGTCCGAAACGGAATAGCGGCAGACGCCCTGTCCGACCGTGGCTTTATAGCTGGAAAACATGAAATCCTCCCCATTCCATTGCTCGAACTTGACAATACCATTATCGAACAAAACCAAGAATACGGAGGCACAAAATAA